One region of Scophthalmus maximus strain ysfricsl-2021 chromosome 15, ASM2237912v1, whole genome shotgun sequence genomic DNA includes:
- the LOC118286289 gene encoding SRA stem-loop-interacting RNA-binding protein, mitochondrial isoform X1 yields MAASSKKAMDLFVTKIPWTVARNDLVEYFGQFGLVIKCRLPFNLDTGFHKGHCWVGFKTEKAKNSVLEKDRHVLDGTTVQVTSVQIQTYRNGKGPGNQKSNSDTEHD; encoded by the exons ATGGCGGCGTCCTCCAAGAAAGCGATGGACCTCTTCGTGACCAAAATACCCTGGACTGTGGCCAGAA acgATTTGGTGGAGTACTTTGGACAGTTTGGCTTAGTGATTAAGTGTCGTCTACCATTT AATTTAGACACAGGCTTCCACAAAGGCCACTGCTGGGTTGGATTCAAGACGGAGAAAGCAAAGAACAGTGTActggagaaagacagacatgtGCTGGACGGAACCACGGTACAAGTTACGTCA GTCCAAATCCAGACTTACAGAAACGGAAAAGGACCTGGAAATCAGAAATCAAACAGCGACACTGAACACGATTGA
- the LOC118286289 gene encoding SRA stem-loop-interacting RNA-binding protein, mitochondrial isoform X3 codes for MAASSKKAMDLFVTKIPWTVARNDLVEYFGQFGLVIKCRLPFNLDTGFHKGHCWVGFKTEKAKNSVLEKDRHVLDGTTVQIQTYRNGKGPGNQKSNSDTEHD; via the exons ATGGCGGCGTCCTCCAAGAAAGCGATGGACCTCTTCGTGACCAAAATACCCTGGACTGTGGCCAGAA acgATTTGGTGGAGTACTTTGGACAGTTTGGCTTAGTGATTAAGTGTCGTCTACCATTT AATTTAGACACAGGCTTCCACAAAGGCCACTGCTGGGTTGGATTCAAGACGGAGAAAGCAAAGAACAGTGTActggagaaagacagacatgtGCTGGACGGAACCACG GTCCAAATCCAGACTTACAGAAACGGAAAAGGACCTGGAAATCAGAAATCAAACAGCGACACTGAACACGATTGA
- the LOC118286289 gene encoding SRA stem-loop-interacting RNA-binding protein, mitochondrial isoform X2 has product MAASSKKAMDLFVTKIPWTVARNDLVEYFGQFGLVIKCRLPFNLDTGFHKGHCWVGFKTEKAKNSVLEKDRHVLDGTTVQVQIQTYRNGKGPGNQKSNSDTEHD; this is encoded by the exons ATGGCGGCGTCCTCCAAGAAAGCGATGGACCTCTTCGTGACCAAAATACCCTGGACTGTGGCCAGAA acgATTTGGTGGAGTACTTTGGACAGTTTGGCTTAGTGATTAAGTGTCGTCTACCATTT AATTTAGACACAGGCTTCCACAAAGGCCACTGCTGGGTTGGATTCAAGACGGAGAAAGCAAAGAACAGTGTActggagaaagacagacatgtGCTGGACGGAACCACGGTACAA GTCCAAATCCAGACTTACAGAAACGGAAAAGGACCTGGAAATCAGAAATCAAACAGCGACACTGAACACGATTGA